A genomic segment from Actinoplanes sichuanensis encodes:
- a CDS encoding cell division protein PerM, with the protein MSSTTDRPGGSEDPFAVAEALQSVVRDTAAIDRQRPGAPPEDRPTEAIPAGDRPTGDDPTEADRRDTVVVDDAMLGRRETVRVPIQRRPPAGRGAPLPVAALFATVWAALITYLPVAAVIGLARTLEGSGGLVAAAHAGLAGWLLGHGVPIGTSIGPLALAPLLLTVLILWRLNRAGLHVTRAIGARRTGSLGRALLVAVAVGTAYTLIGVSAAQLTDGRGTEISTGRAAWHFLALGVTGALLGALRGTGAVSTLARRLPPALRHGIRTGLVAAFLVVGAGAVVGGLAVALGGAQAAEIIANYRTGVAGQAGITLISVGYAVNAAIWVTAYLLGPGFAIGTDTAVRLTEVTLGPPPMVPLIAGLPEGPIGAAGTVLLALPVIAGAVAGWTLTQRLRFGRESAWRHTRRKSKGKVTVADVEPPWLLVIMSSLLAGPVAGIVLAGLAWASGGALGSGRLSRIGPDPIQTGIVAAIVVAVAVTVGAAATRAFRRG; encoded by the coding sequence ATGTCCAGCACAACCGACCGGCCAGGCGGCTCGGAGGACCCGTTCGCGGTCGCCGAGGCGCTCCAGTCCGTCGTGCGCGACACCGCAGCCATCGATCGGCAGCGACCCGGAGCCCCACCCGAGGACCGGCCCACCGAGGCCATCCCCGCCGGTGACCGCCCGACCGGCGACGACCCGACCGAGGCCGACCGGCGCGACACCGTCGTCGTGGACGACGCGATGCTCGGCCGCCGCGAGACCGTGCGTGTGCCCATCCAGCGCCGCCCACCGGCCGGGCGCGGCGCCCCACTGCCGGTGGCCGCGCTCTTCGCCACCGTCTGGGCGGCCCTGATCACCTACCTCCCGGTCGCCGCGGTGATCGGGCTGGCCCGCACCCTCGAAGGCTCCGGTGGACTCGTCGCCGCCGCACACGCCGGACTGGCCGGCTGGCTACTCGGGCACGGCGTCCCGATCGGCACCTCGATCGGGCCACTCGCGCTCGCGCCGCTGCTGCTCACGGTGCTGATCCTCTGGCGGCTCAACCGCGCCGGACTGCACGTCACCCGCGCCATCGGGGCCCGGCGCACCGGGTCGCTCGGCCGGGCGCTCCTGGTCGCGGTCGCCGTCGGTACGGCGTACACCCTGATCGGGGTCTCGGCGGCCCAGCTCACCGACGGCCGCGGCACCGAGATCTCCACCGGACGCGCCGCGTGGCACTTCCTCGCCCTCGGCGTGACCGGGGCCCTGCTGGGCGCCCTGCGCGGCACCGGCGCCGTCAGCACGCTCGCCCGCCGGCTGCCCCCGGCGCTGCGCCACGGCATCCGGACCGGGCTGGTCGCCGCGTTCCTCGTCGTCGGTGCCGGCGCGGTCGTCGGAGGCCTCGCCGTCGCGCTCGGCGGCGCCCAGGCCGCCGAGATCATCGCCAACTACCGGACCGGCGTCGCCGGCCAGGCCGGCATCACCCTGATCAGCGTCGGGTACGCGGTGAACGCCGCCATCTGGGTGACCGCCTACCTGCTCGGTCCCGGGTTCGCCATCGGCACCGACACGGCGGTCCGGTTGACCGAGGTCACGCTCGGCCCGCCCCCGATGGTCCCGCTCATCGCCGGCCTGCCCGAAGGCCCGATCGGCGCCGCCGGAACCGTCCTGCTCGCGCTGCCGGTGATCGCCGGAGCGGTCGCCGGCTGGACCCTCACCCAGCGGCTGCGGTTCGGGCGGGAGAGCGCCTGGCGGCACACCCGGCGCAAGTCCAAAGGCAAGGTCACCGTCGCCGACGTCGAACCGCCGTGGCTGCTGGTGATCATGTCGAGTCTGCTCGCCGGGCCCGTCGCCGGAATCGTCCTGGCCGGGCTCGCGTGGGCCTCCGGCGGGGCGCTCGGGTCCGGGCGGCTGTCCCGGATCGGGCCCGACCCGATACAGACCGGCATCGTCGCCGCGATCGTGGTGGCGGTCGCGGTCACCGTCGGCGCCGCCGCCACCCGGGCGTTCCGCCGCGGGTGA
- the sucD gene encoding succinate--CoA ligase subunit alpha, producing the protein MAIWLTKDSKVIVQGITGGEGSKHTKRMLAAGTQVVGGVNPRKAGTKVDFDGTELPVFATVAEAIAETGADVSVIFVPPAFTKAAVIEAIDAEIPLAVVITEGVPVQDSAAFWAYNVAKGEKTRIIGPNCPGIASPGASNAGIIPADITPQGRIGLVSKSGTLTYQLMYELREFGFSTAVGIGGDPIIGTTHIDALRAFQDDPETDAIVMIGEIGGDAEERAAEFIKANVTKPVVGYIAGFTAPPGKTMGHAGAIISGSAGTADAKKVALEAAGVKVGKTPSETAQLMRDILS; encoded by the coding sequence ATGGCGATCTGGCTCACCAAGGACTCCAAGGTCATCGTCCAGGGCATCACCGGTGGTGAGGGCTCCAAGCACACCAAGCGGATGCTCGCCGCGGGCACCCAGGTAGTAGGCGGTGTCAACCCGCGCAAGGCCGGCACCAAGGTGGACTTCGACGGCACCGAGCTGCCCGTCTTCGCCACCGTCGCCGAGGCGATCGCCGAGACCGGCGCCGACGTGTCGGTCATCTTCGTCCCGCCGGCGTTCACCAAGGCCGCGGTCATCGAGGCGATCGACGCCGAGATCCCGCTCGCCGTGGTGATCACCGAGGGCGTGCCGGTGCAGGACTCGGCGGCGTTCTGGGCGTACAACGTGGCCAAGGGCGAGAAGACCCGCATCATCGGTCCGAACTGCCCCGGCATCGCGTCGCCCGGCGCCTCCAACGCCGGCATCATCCCGGCCGACATCACCCCGCAGGGTCGGATCGGTCTGGTCAGCAAGAGCGGCACGCTGACCTACCAGCTCATGTACGAGCTGCGTGAGTTCGGCTTCTCCACCGCGGTCGGCATCGGCGGTGACCCGATCATCGGCACCACCCACATCGACGCGCTGCGGGCGTTCCAGGACGACCCGGAGACCGACGCGATCGTGATGATCGGCGAGATCGGCGGCGACGCCGAGGAGCGTGCGGCCGAGTTCATCAAGGCCAACGTCACCAAGCCGGTCGTCGGCTACATCGCCGGCTTCACCGCGCCGCCCGGAAAGACGATGGGCCACGCCGGCGCCATCATCTCCGGCTCGGCCGGCACCGCCGACGCCAAGAAGGTCGCCCTCGAGGCGGCCGGGGTCAAGGTCGGCAAGACGCCGTCCGAGACCGCCCAGCTCATGCGCGACATCTTGAGCTGA
- the sucC gene encoding ADP-forming succinate--CoA ligase subunit beta: MDLFEYQGRDLFERHGLPVLGGGVAETPQEARAIAERLGGKVVVKAQVKVGGRGKAGGVKLADGADEAEARATDILGMDIKGHTVHKVMLAETADIVEEYYFSYLLDRANRTFLCIASVAGGMEIETVAEEDPDRVAKIAIDASKGVDEAKAREIVAAAKFPAEVAEQVVDIAVKLWAAFVAEDATLVEVNPLAKVGDGRVLALDAKVTLDENAGFRHPDHEALEDKSAVDPLEQAAKAKNLNYVKLDGEVGIIGNGAGLVMSTLDVVAYAGEQHGGVKPANFLDIGGGASAQVMANGLEIVLGDPAVKSVFVNVFGGITACDAVANGIIQALALLAERGETVTKPLVVRLDGNNAEAGRAILDGANNPLVERVDTMDGAAQRAAELAAAGK, translated from the coding sequence GTGGACCTGTTCGAGTATCAGGGGCGCGACCTGTTCGAACGGCACGGGCTGCCCGTGCTGGGCGGCGGCGTCGCCGAGACCCCGCAGGAGGCCCGGGCGATCGCCGAGCGGCTGGGCGGCAAGGTCGTCGTCAAGGCGCAGGTCAAGGTCGGTGGCCGCGGTAAGGCCGGCGGTGTGAAGCTGGCCGACGGCGCCGACGAGGCCGAGGCCCGCGCGACCGACATCCTGGGCATGGACATCAAGGGCCACACGGTCCACAAGGTGATGCTGGCCGAGACGGCCGACATCGTGGAGGAGTACTACTTCTCCTACCTGCTGGACCGGGCCAACCGCACGTTCCTCTGCATCGCCAGCGTCGCCGGCGGTATGGAGATCGAGACGGTCGCCGAGGAGGACCCGGACCGGGTCGCCAAGATCGCGATCGACGCGAGCAAGGGCGTGGACGAGGCCAAGGCGCGGGAGATCGTCGCCGCCGCCAAGTTCCCGGCCGAGGTCGCCGAGCAGGTCGTCGACATCGCGGTGAAGCTGTGGGCCGCGTTCGTCGCCGAGGACGCCACCCTCGTCGAGGTCAACCCGCTCGCCAAGGTCGGCGACGGCCGGGTGCTGGCGCTCGACGCCAAGGTCACCCTGGACGAGAACGCCGGCTTCCGGCACCCCGACCACGAGGCCCTCGAGGACAAGTCCGCGGTCGACCCGCTGGAGCAGGCCGCCAAGGCCAAGAACCTCAACTACGTCAAGTTGGACGGCGAGGTCGGCATCATCGGCAACGGCGCCGGCCTGGTCATGTCGACCCTCGACGTGGTCGCCTACGCGGGCGAGCAGCACGGCGGCGTCAAGCCGGCCAACTTCCTCGACATCGGTGGTGGCGCCAGCGCCCAGGTGATGGCGAACGGCCTGGAGATCGTCCTCGGCGACCCGGCCGTCAAGTCCGTCTTCGTCAACGTCTTCGGCGGCATCACCGCCTGCGACGCGGTCGCCAACGGCATCATCCAGGCCCTGGCGCTGCTCGCCGAGCGCGGCGAGACTGTCACCAAGCCGCTCGTGGTCCGCCTCGACGGCAACAACGCCGAGGCCGGCCGGGCCATCCTCGACGGAGCGAACAACCCGCTGGTCGAGCGGGTGGACACGATGGACGGAGCGGCCCAGCGCGCCGCCGAGCTCGCGGCTGCGGGGAAGTGA
- a CDS encoding cobalamin B12-binding domain-containing protein, translating into MQARIRVVVAKPGLDGHDRGAKVIARALRDAGMEVIYTGLHQTPEQIVETAIQEDADGIGLSVLSGAHMTLFRRVLELLAERDASDIVVFGGGIIPDDDITELQSLGVAGLFTPGASLESIVEWVRANVATPVA; encoded by the coding sequence ATGCAAGCACGGATCAGGGTCGTCGTCGCCAAGCCCGGGCTGGACGGGCATGACCGCGGAGCCAAGGTGATCGCGCGGGCGCTGCGTGACGCCGGCATGGAGGTGATCTACACCGGGCTGCATCAGACGCCCGAGCAGATCGTCGAGACCGCGATTCAGGAGGACGCCGACGGCATCGGCCTGTCGGTTCTCTCCGGAGCGCACATGACACTCTTTCGGAGAGTGCTGGAACTGTTGGCGGAGCGTGACGCCTCGGACATCGTGGTATTCGGCGGCGGCATCATTCCCGACGACGACATCACGGAATTGCAATCACTCGGGGTAGCCGGTCTATTCACGCCCGGTGCATCGCTGGAATCCATCGTCGAATGGGTCCGCGCCAATGTGGCGACGCCCGTCGCCTGA
- a CDS encoding M23 family metallopeptidase translates to MRQRLSSEPDRYRGRRRVPTPPRSRYAVVVTSAFVGAGVVALGAASNLPDNKAVDPDVLSSLSKGSSITTDALENRDDNAASRGENREANTQLSAEDAAQDIYLLPLDDYEFTSAYGVRFGKLHAGIDLAAPDGTPYKAVHGGTVTAAGYAGGYGYSITIRQDDGTEMIYAHSRRTLVNKGDVVKAGQVIGEVGNTGYSYGTHLHLEVHVNGTPVDPITFLEERGVSIKLQMESVYAALDAEAS, encoded by the coding sequence GTGCGCCAGCGCTTGTCGTCTGAGCCCGATCGCTATCGCGGTCGGCGCCGAGTGCCGACACCCCCGCGCAGCCGCTACGCAGTCGTCGTCACATCAGCATTCGTCGGAGCCGGTGTCGTCGCTCTCGGCGCGGCCTCCAACCTTCCGGACAACAAGGCAGTCGACCCCGACGTCCTGTCGAGTCTGTCCAAGGGCTCGTCGATCACCACCGACGCCCTGGAGAACCGGGACGACAACGCCGCCTCCCGCGGTGAGAACCGTGAGGCCAACACTCAGCTCAGCGCCGAGGACGCCGCACAGGACATCTACCTGCTGCCGCTCGACGACTACGAGTTCACCTCGGCCTACGGTGTCCGGTTCGGCAAGCTGCACGCCGGCATCGACCTGGCCGCCCCGGACGGCACGCCCTACAAGGCGGTGCACGGCGGCACGGTGACCGCCGCCGGTTACGCCGGAGGGTACGGCTACTCGATCACCATCCGGCAGGACGACGGCACCGAGATGATCTACGCCCATTCCCGGCGCACGCTGGTGAACAAGGGCGACGTGGTCAAGGCCGGCCAGGTGATCGGCGAGGTCGGCAACACCGGGTACTCGTACGGGACGCACCTGCACCTCGAAGTGCACGTCAACGGCACCCCGGTCGACCCGATCACCTTCCTCGAGGAGCGCGGCGTCAGCATCAAGCTCCAGATGGAGTCGGTGTATGCGGCTCTCGACGCCGAGGCTTCCTGA
- a CDS encoding M23 family metallopeptidase gives MGQHSSSGRGGRHRQENLRRHRAPAFPALFATGSRTALSVTALSATLAAGIGAASMAASAAPMGVVSDGLPTAAHAPGTLPIVPPPGDEAPGKYDRPAPIQANAGPDAAPARRKTRPSPRAEWTHPNPSAQVTSCFGQRWGRLHAGVDLAAPHGTAIVAAGAGVVVAAGPNGGYGNAILIDHGDGWLTHYGHLSTISVQIGQRVKPGEHLGDEGSTGHSTGPHLHFEVHREHFPNPVEPTGWMRGHGVEIPGCTS, from the coding sequence GTGGGGCAGCATTCGTCATCCGGACGAGGTGGACGCCACCGGCAGGAGAACCTGCGCCGGCACCGCGCCCCCGCCTTCCCCGCCCTCTTCGCCACCGGTAGCCGTACCGCCCTGTCGGTGACCGCCCTGAGCGCCACGCTGGCCGCCGGAATCGGCGCCGCGAGCATGGCCGCCTCCGCCGCCCCGATGGGTGTGGTGAGTGACGGTCTACCGACCGCCGCGCACGCCCCGGGAACCCTGCCGATCGTGCCGCCACCGGGCGACGAGGCACCGGGCAAGTACGACCGACCGGCCCCGATCCAGGCGAACGCCGGCCCGGACGCCGCCCCCGCACGCCGCAAGACCCGGCCCAGCCCTCGTGCCGAGTGGACTCACCCGAACCCGTCGGCCCAGGTCACGTCCTGTTTCGGACAGCGTTGGGGCCGCCTGCACGCCGGGGTCGACCTGGCCGCGCCACACGGGACGGCGATCGTCGCGGCCGGCGCCGGGGTGGTCGTCGCGGCCGGACCGAACGGCGGGTACGGCAATGCGATCCTGATCGACCACGGCGACGGCTGGCTCACCCACTACGGGCATCTGTCCACGATCAGCGTCCAGATCGGTCAGCGGGTCAAGCCCGGTGAGCACCTCGGCGACGAGGGCTCGACCGGACACTCGACCGGCCCGCACCTGCACTTCGAGGTGCACCGGGAACATTTCCCGAACCCGGTCGAGCCGACCGGGTGGATGCGTGGGCACGGGGTGGAGATCCCCGGCTGTACGTCTTAG
- the pcrA gene encoding DNA helicase PcrA — protein MRPSSEPSDALFPLPAVRTPEAPRPTPRPAAPRLDPEALLTGLNGPQRDAVTHSGGPLLIVAGAGSGKTRVLTHRIAYLLAERNVHPGEIMAITFTNKAAGEMKERVAHLVGPRARMMWVSTFHSACVRILRAEHEHAGLKSTFSIYDADDSRRLMTLVARELDLDPKRYTARGLAAQVSNLKNELVEPDEYKANAKGPNERAVAEAYELYQRRLREAHALDFDDIIMTVVHLFQSHPHVAEAYRRRFRHVMVDEYQDTNHAQYTLIRELVGLENPSELCVVGDADQSIYAFRGATIRNILEFERDYPAARTILLEQNYRSTQTILTAANAVIDRNTSRKPKRLWSDQGQGEQIVGYVADTEHSEADWVAREIDRLTDNHDVRPGDVAVFYRTNAQSRVFEEVFIRVGLPYKVVGGVRFYERKEVRDALGYLRAIVNDDDTVSIRRVLNTPKRGIGDRAEACIEALSSRDRVSFGQALRRAKDAPGISTRAVNSINDFVQLLDDLRALTLTAPPEEVLEAVLQRSGLLSELEESLDPQDQGRVENLQELVSVAREYTERVESLADEGEEQVATLAGFLEQVALVADADQIPDDDPDHQGVVTLMTLHTAKGLEFPVVFLTGLEDGVFPHMRALGDNSELEEERRLAYVGITRARQRLYLSRAVTRSAWGQPQYNPPSRFTDELPAELVRWERTGGSYTSWSGTGGGVGGRGGGYGTGDRQRGGGFSGGTPKAQRIAERLGIDASKLATASDLKQAPKVDPGDRVNHQRYGLGRVLAVEGQGPGTRVQIDFGDQVMWLILRHAPIEKL, from the coding sequence ATGCGACCTTCCTCAGAACCTTCCGACGCCCTGTTCCCCCTGCCCGCGGTGCGGACTCCGGAGGCACCCCGGCCGACGCCGCGCCCAGCGGCGCCCCGGCTCGATCCGGAGGCACTGCTGACCGGCCTGAACGGCCCTCAGCGGGACGCGGTCACCCACTCCGGGGGGCCGCTGCTCATCGTGGCCGGCGCCGGTTCGGGCAAGACCCGGGTGCTGACCCACCGGATCGCCTACCTGCTGGCCGAGCGCAACGTGCATCCCGGCGAGATCATGGCGATCACGTTCACCAACAAGGCCGCCGGTGAGATGAAGGAGCGGGTCGCCCATCTGGTCGGGCCACGTGCCCGGATGATGTGGGTGTCGACCTTCCACTCGGCGTGCGTGCGCATCCTGCGCGCCGAGCACGAGCACGCCGGGCTGAAGAGCACGTTCTCCATCTACGACGCCGACGACTCGCGCCGCCTGATGACGCTGGTGGCCCGTGAGCTCGACCTGGATCCGAAGCGGTACACCGCACGGGGCCTGGCCGCCCAGGTGTCGAACCTGAAGAACGAGCTGGTCGAGCCGGACGAGTACAAGGCGAACGCGAAGGGGCCCAACGAGCGGGCCGTCGCCGAGGCGTACGAGTTGTATCAGCGCCGGCTGCGTGAGGCGCACGCGCTGGACTTCGACGACATCATCATGACCGTGGTGCACCTGTTCCAGTCGCACCCGCACGTCGCCGAGGCGTATCGTCGCCGGTTCCGGCACGTCATGGTCGACGAGTATCAGGACACCAACCACGCGCAGTACACGTTGATCCGCGAGCTGGTCGGCCTGGAGAACCCGTCCGAGCTGTGCGTGGTCGGTGACGCCGACCAGTCGATCTACGCGTTCCGGGGCGCGACCATCCGCAACATCCTGGAGTTCGAGCGCGACTACCCGGCCGCCCGGACCATCCTGCTGGAGCAGAACTACCGGTCCACCCAGACCATCCTGACCGCCGCCAACGCGGTGATCGACCGGAACACGTCACGCAAGCCCAAGCGGCTCTGGAGCGACCAGGGCCAGGGCGAGCAGATCGTCGGCTACGTGGCCGACACCGAGCACTCCGAGGCCGACTGGGTGGCCCGCGAGATCGACCGGCTCACCGACAACCACGACGTGCGCCCCGGTGACGTGGCGGTCTTCTACCGGACCAACGCGCAGTCCCGGGTGTTCGAGGAGGTGTTCATCCGGGTCGGCCTGCCCTACAAGGTGGTCGGCGGGGTGCGCTTCTACGAGCGCAAGGAGGTCCGCGACGCGTTGGGCTACCTGCGCGCGATCGTGAACGACGACGACACCGTCAGCATCCGGCGGGTCCTCAACACGCCGAAACGCGGCATCGGCGACCGGGCCGAGGCGTGCATCGAGGCGCTGTCGTCGCGCGACCGGGTCTCCTTCGGCCAGGCGCTGCGCCGAGCCAAGGACGCGCCGGGCATCTCCACCCGAGCGGTGAACAGCATCAACGACTTCGTGCAGCTCCTCGACGACCTGCGGGCTCTCACGCTGACCGCCCCGCCGGAGGAGGTGCTGGAGGCGGTGTTGCAACGCTCCGGCCTGCTCAGCGAGTTGGAGGAGAGCCTCGACCCGCAGGATCAGGGCCGCGTGGAGAACCTTCAGGAGCTCGTCAGCGTCGCCCGGGAGTACACCGAGCGGGTCGAGTCATTGGCCGACGAGGGGGAGGAGCAGGTCGCGACCCTGGCCGGGTTCCTGGAGCAGGTGGCGTTGGTCGCCGACGCCGACCAGATCCCCGACGACGACCCCGACCACCAGGGCGTGGTCACTCTGATGACCCTGCACACGGCCAAGGGCCTGGAGTTCCCGGTGGTGTTCCTGACCGGCCTGGAGGACGGCGTGTTCCCGCACATGCGGGCGCTCGGCGACAACTCCGAGCTGGAGGAGGAGCGCCGGCTGGCCTACGTCGGGATCACCCGGGCCCGGCAGCGGCTCTACCTGTCCCGGGCGGTGACCCGGTCGGCGTGGGGTCAGCCGCAGTACAACCCGCCGTCCCGATTCACCGACGAGCTACCGGCCGAGCTGGTCCGATGGGAGCGGACCGGTGGGTCGTACACGTCATGGTCGGGGACCGGCGGCGGGGTGGGCGGTCGCGGCGGTGGTTACGGCACCGGCGACCGCCAGCGCGGCGGCGGTTTCTCCGGCGGCACACCGAAGGCGCAGCGGATCGCCGAACGGCTCGGCATCGACGCCAGCAAGCTGGCCACCGCCAGCGATCTGAAGCAGGCGCCGAAGGTCGACCCCGGAGACCGAGTCAACCATCAGCGGTACGGCCTGGGCCGCGTCCTGGCGGTCGAGGGGCAGGGCCCGGGCACCCGGGTCCAGATCGACTTCGGTGACCAGGTGATGTGGCTGATCCTCCGGCACGCCCCGATCGAGAAGCTCTAA
- a CDS encoding bifunctional metallophosphatase/5'-nucleotidase: protein MQLPKRRQLAAPIALLAAAALLTTVTPAQTAAAAPPPEFAPVSASYGVPKGATVKGQFLSYNDFHGAIDPPTGSGAVVNAGGTSTPAGGVEYLATYLKKLRAEAQAEGRSTITAGAGDLIGGTPLVSAAFHDEPTIELMNQVGLQVSSVGNHEFDEGVTELLRIQRGGCHPVDGCQDGDPYRGAKFTYLAANTISKKTKLPILPPIDIRYVNGVPVGFIGMTLEGTPSIVNPAGIKDVTFTDEVETANKWSSVLRLFGVKAQVLLLHEGGSQGSATPTPGVSDCNNFTGPLVPIVAGLNPEISVVISGHTHRFYSCKLPNSKGADTVVTSAGSNGQLITDIDYTLDRRTGRFTEITAKNVIVENGVPDGNGGWKRDAAGAFLKNPDTVDAATKKVADKYRTAVAPIANKLVGSISADIVRTTTAAGESPLGDVIADAQLAYTQSAGAQIAFMNPGGIRADLDADQSSGGEVYGQVTYGEAFTVQPFNNLVVTQTFTGAEIKEVLEQQFVGFAGQTTQRILQVSAGLTYTWSASAAPGSKISNLALNGTPIDPAANYLVTTNDFLANGGDGFTNLNQGPDGRVTAPGFDVDALVAHLATGPIAPGPADRISTTS, encoded by the coding sequence ATGCAACTTCCGAAGCGTCGGCAACTCGCCGCGCCGATAGCCCTGCTGGCCGCGGCCGCCCTGCTCACCACCGTCACACCGGCGCAGACCGCGGCCGCCGCGCCGCCACCCGAGTTCGCTCCGGTCTCGGCGTCCTACGGGGTGCCGAAGGGCGCGACCGTGAAGGGCCAGTTCCTCAGCTACAACGACTTCCACGGCGCCATCGACCCACCGACCGGCAGCGGCGCGGTGGTCAACGCCGGCGGCACCAGCACGCCCGCCGGTGGCGTGGAGTACCTGGCCACCTACCTGAAGAAGCTGCGCGCCGAGGCTCAGGCCGAGGGGCGGTCGACGATCACCGCCGGCGCCGGCGACCTGATCGGTGGCACGCCGCTGGTCAGTGCCGCCTTCCACGACGAGCCGACGATCGAGCTGATGAACCAGGTCGGGCTCCAGGTGAGCTCGGTCGGCAACCACGAGTTCGACGAGGGCGTGACCGAGCTGCTCCGGATCCAGCGGGGCGGCTGCCATCCGGTCGACGGGTGCCAGGACGGCGACCCCTACCGGGGCGCGAAGTTCACCTACCTGGCCGCCAACACGATCAGCAAGAAGACGAAGCTGCCGATCCTGCCGCCGATCGACATCAGGTATGTGAACGGCGTACCGGTCGGGTTCATCGGCATGACGCTGGAGGGTACGCCGAGCATCGTCAACCCGGCCGGGATCAAGGACGTCACCTTCACCGACGAGGTGGAGACGGCCAACAAGTGGAGCTCCGTGCTGCGGCTCTTCGGGGTTAAGGCGCAGGTGCTGCTGCTGCACGAGGGCGGCTCGCAGGGTTCGGCCACGCCGACGCCCGGCGTGTCGGACTGCAACAACTTCACCGGACCGCTGGTGCCGATCGTGGCCGGGCTCAACCCGGAGATCAGCGTGGTGATCTCCGGTCACACGCACCGCTTCTACTCGTGCAAGCTGCCGAACAGCAAGGGTGCCGACACCGTCGTCACCAGTGCCGGCAGCAACGGGCAGCTGATCACCGACATCGACTACACGCTGGACCGGCGGACCGGCCGGTTCACCGAGATCACCGCGAAGAACGTGATCGTCGAGAACGGGGTGCCGGACGGCAACGGCGGCTGGAAGCGGGACGCCGCCGGGGCGTTCCTGAAGAACCCGGACACCGTCGACGCCGCCACCAAGAAGGTGGCCGACAAGTACCGCACCGCGGTCGCCCCGATCGCGAACAAACTGGTCGGCAGCATCAGCGCGGACATCGTCCGGACCACGACGGCGGCTGGTGAGAGCCCGCTCGGTGACGTGATCGCCGACGCTCAGCTCGCCTACACGCAGTCGGCCGGCGCACAGATCGCGTTCATGAACCCGGGTGGCATCCGTGCCGACCTGGACGCCGACCAGTCCAGCGGCGGCGAGGTCTACGGCCAGGTGACGTACGGCGAGGCGTTCACCGTTCAGCCGTTCAACAACCTGGTCGTCACTCAGACCTTCACCGGCGCCGAGATCAAGGAGGTCCTGGAGCAGCAGTTCGTCGGTTTCGCCGGGCAGACCACCCAGCGGATCCTGCAGGTGTCGGCCGGCCTGACCTACACCTGGAGCGCATCGGCGGCGCCCGGCTCCAAGATCAGCAACCTGGCCCTGAACGGGACGCCGATCGACCCGGCCGCGAACTACCTGGTCACCACGAACGACTTCCTGGCCAACGGCGGTGACGGGTTCACCAACCTGAACCAGGGACCGGACGGCCGGGTCACCGCACCCGGGTTCGACGTGGACGCGCTCGTGGCGCACCTGGCCACCGGACCGATCGCGCCGGGGCCGGCCGACCGGATCTCGACGACCTCCTGA